The segment GTCCCGAAGGCTGGGCCACGGGCAAGACCGAGACCAACTCGGCCTGGACCGTCCCCGTCTACGGCCCCCACGCCGGTGACGAGTGCCATAAGTCGACCGGATTCGCCGCGTCCCGCTGCGATCAGGCATGGCAGTGGAACCTCGACTACGTCGTCGACCGCCACGGCAACGCGATGACGTACTACTACTCCAAGGAGACCAACTACTACGGGGCCAACAAGGGCACGACCGGTGTGCCCTACACCCGTGGTGGCACGCTGAGCCGGATCGACTACGGATTCACCCACGGCAACGCCTACACCGGCTCCGCACCGGCCAGGGTCCTCTTCGACTCCGGCAACCGCTGCTTCGCCACGCTGTGCGACCCCCTGGCGACGCACAAGGCCAACTGGCCCGATGTCCCGTACGACCTGAACTGCAACGCGACCGGCACCTGTGCCAACAAGTCCCCCTCTTTCTGGTCCACCAAGCGGCTCGACAAGATCCGTACCCAGGTCTGGGGCGGCACCGCGTACGCCGATGTCGACTCCTGGCAGCTCAAGCAGAGCTTCCCGGCCGTCGGTGACAGCAGCGAACCCTCCCTCTGGCTGAACTCGATCCAGCGGACCGGTCACGGCGAGACCCCCGCGCTCTCCCTCCCAGCCACCACCTTCACCGCACAGGCCCTCGCGAACCGTTTCAATACGGGCAACGGCTATCCCAACTTCACCCGGCATCGGATATCCGGCATCGTCAATGAGTCGGGTGCCGCGACCTCGGTCAACTACTCGGCACCACAGTGCACCCCGCAGGTCACACCGTCGGAGAACGTCTCCCGCTGCTATCCCGCCTACTGGACCCCTCCGGGCTCGGCCGGCCCGATCCTGGACTGGTTCAATAAATTCGTCGTCACCTCGGTCACCGAGAACGACACCTCGGGCGGCGCGCCCGGTAACGTCGTCGCCTACACCTATCTGGGCAACGCTCGCTGGCACTACGACGACAACGAGCTGACCAAGCCCAAGTACCGCACCTGGGGCCAGTGGCGGGGCTATCCGCGTGTCCAGACCCGCACCGGTGAGGAGAACAAAACCCTCACCGACACGCTCTACTACCAGGGTATGGACGGGGATGCCCTGCCCGGGAACACGAAGCGTGAAGCTTCCGTCACCCTGCTGCCCGGAGTCACCGTCCCAGGTGCCACGACCACCGTGCCCGACCATGAGGAGCTGACCGGTCAGGTACGCCAGTCCATCACTTACCAGCATGATGGCGGCCCCGTCTCCAAGGCGATGGTCACCGACTACTGGGTCGGCGAGCCCACCGCTTCACGGACGCGCCCCGCGCCCCTGGACCCGGTGCACGCCCGGAAGGTCCGCACCCAGACGGTCCACGCCACCACCGCACTTACCTCGAAGAGCCCGACCGGGTGGCGCACGACCCGCACCGAAAGCGCCTACGACAAAGAGACGGGAACGCTCCTCTTCGCCCAGCAGTACGGCGATATCGAGCGCGACGACCAGGTGAGCTGCACCAGCTCGACCTATGCACCCCCGAACGCGACCACGCACGTCAGATATCTGATCGCCGAGGTCACCACGGTCGCCAAACCGTGCGGCAGGGGCAGCACCACGACGTCCAACGGCATGACGGATCCGACCGGGGTGGATCCCGCGAAGGACACGGTCTCCAGTGTCCGCACCTACTACGACACTCCCGCCCTCGCTGCCAACGCATCCTGGCCGCCGACTCTGCCGACGTGGCCGCAGACCGCCCCGGCCAAGGGCAATGTGACGCTGCTGGCAGAGGCCACCGGTTACGAGAGCGGCGCCTATACCTACCGGGCCAGGGCAGCCGAGCAGTTCGACTCGATGGGCCGGACCATCGCCGCGTGGAACGCGATCGGCGCCAAGGGCACCACCGAGTACACGGTCACCAACGGTCTCACCACGTCCATCGTGACCGGGAACGCGCTGAACCAGTCCGTCACCACGACACTCGACCCGAAGCGCGGCAACACCCTCACTGTGGTGGACGCCAACGCCGCCCTGACCGAAGTCACACAGGACTCCCTCGGCCGGACAACGGCGCTCTGGCTGCCCGGACGCCTCAAGTCGGCGGGAAAGACCGCCAACACCGTCTTCGAGTACCAGATCTCCGCGACGGCCACCTCCGCCGTCACGACGAAGTCCCTCAACGAGGACGGCTCGTACCGGACGTCGATCCAGATCTTCGACTCGCTCCTGCGGCCCCGGCAGACCCAGAGCGAGGGCGTGAGCGGGGGCGTCCGGCTCCTCACGGAGGACCGGTACGACACCCACGGCCGCCCGTACAAGCGGAACGAGGCGTATCAGAGCACCGGGGCCCTGAGCACGACCCTCTACACCGCACCGGACAACCTGGTTCCGCACCAGACAGTGACCACGTACGACGGCGAGGGCCGGATCGCGCTCCAGCAGACGCAGCGCCTCGGCGTGGAGATGTCCCGGACCTCCACCGTCTACGGCGGGGACCGCACGACCCTGATACCCCCCACCGGAGGTACCCCGATCACCACCGTCACCGACGCCCTCGGCCGTACGGTGGCAAAGCACCACTACAAGACCGCTCCCACGGTCTCCGGCAACCAGGTCGTCGGCGGCGACTACATCACCACGTCGTTCACCTATGACCGGCTCGGACGTCAGACCGCGATCACCGACCCGGAAAACCGGGTCCGCAGCTACGCCTACGACTTCCTGGGCAGGAAGGCGAGCCAGACCGACCCGGACACCGGAACCTCCACCTCCACGTACTACCCCGACGGCCAACTGAAGTCAACGACGGACGCCGAGGGCCGCTCGACGGCCTTCGGCTACGACCTCCTCGGCCGCAAGACCGGTCAGTACAAGGGCACGGACAGCACGGGCATCCGTACCGCTTCGTGGACGTACGACGACCCTGCCGTCGCCAACAGCAAGGGCCGGCTCACGGCCTCGACCCGTCATGTGCAGGACGGCACCAAGACCCTCGACTACGTCCAGGCCGTCACCAAGCTCACTCCGTCGGGCAAGCCCCTCACCTCGGTCGTCACCATTCCGTCGAAGACCGGCGAGGAAGGACTGGTCGGCACCTACACCTACACCTCCGGCTACACGCCCAACACCGAGCTGCTCCAGTTCACCAGGATCCCGGCGGCAGGCGGATTGGCGGCCGAGACCGTCGCCCGCACGTACAACAAGTTCGGCATGCCGCACTCGGTGGGAAGCAGCAGCGCCACGCTGACCCGCGCCACGGACTACGACCCCTACGGCCGGGTGATGCAAACCAGCCTGGGTACCGGGGGCAAGGAAGCGGTCGTCACCTTCCAGTACGACTTCCACTCAGGTGAGGTCAACCGGGTCATGACCGATATCTCGTCCCAGACCGGAGGCGGGACGGACGAGGTGAACTATGCGCGGGACCTCGTCGGCAATATCACCCGGATCACCAACAAGCGCTCCGGCGGCACCTACGTCGATACCCAGTGCTTCCAGAACGACCTGCTAGGCCGACTGGCACAGGCATGGACGGCCACGGACGACTGCGCGGCCACGCCGTCTCCGACCACTCCCCTGCCCGCCCAGGTCGGAGGCCCGCAGCCGTACTGGACGGCCTGGGAGTTCGACAACGTCGGCAACCAGA is part of the Streptomyces qinzhouensis genome and harbors:
- a CDS encoding polymorphic toxin-type HINT domain-containing protein; the encoded protein is MRTRRFGLLDRHRRKQRPRPLRTTLVQGTGIALIATLLSVVPAQAEPEAFKAPTPPRTKPVKVSEVLRKKVEFKEDDAKTSWRPSKTAWPKNAEQRVTVVPGTTAARTAGTLPVTLTPRPTPATGKRSAATAATSAVDISVRVRDKSTADRAGVNGVVFTAGATQASSAASSVDVGLDYRGFAEVFGGSWGSRLRLVQLPACALTSPEKTECRVQTPLPSTNDARHGRVSAPVTIGGPVAAKTPGTASRPVVLAATAAATGGGGDFSSTPLSTTGSWNAGGSSGDFGFSYPIEEPPVPGGLAPDIALGYSSQSVDGRMSGGNSQAGWIGDGWTYSPGSISRTYRPCADDPKGTAPKVQDNCWAGQLLQVNLAGHSGDLIQGSGSSWRITNDGSEKVEYLTGKINGTHDNGYWKITSVDGTQYFFGLNRPEGWATGKTETNSAWTVPVYGPHAGDECHKSTGFAASRCDQAWQWNLDYVVDRHGNAMTYYYSKETNYYGANKGTTGVPYTRGGTLSRIDYGFTHGNAYTGSAPARVLFDSGNRCFATLCDPLATHKANWPDVPYDLNCNATGTCANKSPSFWSTKRLDKIRTQVWGGTAYADVDSWQLKQSFPAVGDSSEPSLWLNSIQRTGHGETPALSLPATTFTAQALANRFNTGNGYPNFTRHRISGIVNESGAATSVNYSAPQCTPQVTPSENVSRCYPAYWTPPGSAGPILDWFNKFVVTSVTENDTSGGAPGNVVAYTYLGNARWHYDDNELTKPKYRTWGQWRGYPRVQTRTGEENKTLTDTLYYQGMDGDALPGNTKREASVTLLPGVTVPGATTTVPDHEELTGQVRQSITYQHDGGPVSKAMVTDYWVGEPTASRTRPAPLDPVHARKVRTQTVHATTALTSKSPTGWRTTRTESAYDKETGTLLFAQQYGDIERDDQVSCTSSTYAPPNATTHVRYLIAEVTTVAKPCGRGSTTTSNGMTDPTGVDPAKDTVSSVRTYYDTPALAANASWPPTLPTWPQTAPAKGNVTLLAEATGYESGAYTYRARAAEQFDSMGRTIAAWNAIGAKGTTEYTVTNGLTTSIVTGNALNQSVTTTLDPKRGNTLTVVDANAALTEVTQDSLGRTTALWLPGRLKSAGKTANTVFEYQISATATSAVTTKSLNEDGSYRTSIQIFDSLLRPRQTQSEGVSGGVRLLTEDRYDTHGRPYKRNEAYQSTGALSTTLYTAPDNLVPHQTVTTYDGEGRIALQQTQRLGVEMSRTSTVYGGDRTTLIPPTGGTPITTVTDALGRTVAKHHYKTAPTVSGNQVVGGDYITTSFTYDRLGRQTAITDPENRVRSYAYDFLGRKASQTDPDTGTSTSTYYPDGQLKSTTDAEGRSTAFGYDLLGRKTGQYKGTDSTGIRTASWTYDDPAVANSKGRLTASTRHVQDGTKTLDYVQAVTKLTPSGKPLTSVVTIPSKTGEEGLVGTYTYTSGYTPNTELLQFTRIPAAGGLAAETVARTYNKFGMPHSVGSSSATLTRATDYDPYGRVMQTSLGTGGKEAVVTFQYDFHSGEVNRVMTDISSQTGGGTDEVNYARDLVGNITRITNKRSGGTYVDTQCFQNDLLGRLAQAWTATDDCAATPSPTTPLPAQVGGPQPYWTAWEFDNVGNQTKKTDFAVGGAVAQQKTTTNTYGRPGGPDNTRLQPDTLTETSTVTEGTPGSTGNTYTYDKAGNTVTRTVVDGTDTLSWDGEGELIGLKSTGLDKGTAYLYDADGNELIRSDPDGRKTLYLPSQELVLEPTPGSTSATRYYDLPGGQSAVRTSANDHSFVINNLQGTGQLSLDKNAANPTWRSFTPYGAPRDGQRPAAWPGTQGFIGGTDDPNTGLTLLGARHYDPGLGRFVSADPVFTADDPRQMGGYTYAGNNPISQSDPSGLMTAGACATQTCYQQIMAASASNDYALASRHCATYACYEGIKKTSCHCDAPATSSGHKASGGTHGKKKQSFWGSVGNSVKKKVIDAPLRKIEDGANWVKKNKVAVASFVAGTAVGVACVSAGVGAGLTTGGAGFALMAGCGALSGAASSAVETAMTPNADKSHAGTAKAMLTGASWGAATGAVGLPASGLTATAARPLVGKIPAVGRKCSFLAGTQIALANGTTKAIDKVAIGDKVKATDPVTKTTRPETVTATISTTSDKHYTKLTLRAADGTTATQKATSHHPFWESTSGQWVNAGDLKPGAKLLSTGGSAAVTVTAVSTTDESHRTYDLTVSNLHTYYVLAGATPILVHNCDVTDAARAAADVASSVRPSKARPAVAEALQLPSGQIYSSPSVRGTPPTLHPIVQDILDAIPVAERGVGHGSCGLAVCVSRALTDGHNPTGSSAAGVIVRGSRDNPMHGHPVGPCNSCVALEDAFDLNFATAR